Part of the Oncorhynchus kisutch isolate 150728-3 linkage group LG2, Okis_V2, whole genome shotgun sequence genome, ttcagaacaaacttcttATAGATTATTTTGGGGGACTATGGGTTGGTTGTTCCACATAGTGAATCTGTTTTTCAATGTGTTTGTCTGGGCTAATAGCTGTATGGCCCAAaatatttgttcatcaaaaaaaaTGTTAATATATTTTTGGGATACTTCAAACGATCTTAAAATTCTAAATAGCTAAATGACCCTTGGTAtaaccttaaaacaattccactaCGCGCCCCTCTTTCTCCTGGACCCAGTGGGATTTGTCTCTCCCTTCCCCAGGAATACAATGGGACAGCTGCAAACTGCCAGGGGTTCCTGTTGCAGCTGGAATTATACCTGGCAACCGTCCACCCAGCTCCTTCAGGCCgtgagagggtgtccgccctcgtctcgtgCTTTAacgggaaagccctggagtgggccaacgccgtgtggagagagggagatgtggcGTTGGACCAGTTTGAGGAGTACCCGCCGCTTCCGGAGTTCGCCCTGGAGTTTCGGACCCTGGCTGCCGGAGCGGGATGGaacaacagggccctgatcgaccattatcgctgcagtctgcgcgaggacgtccgtcgggagttggcctgcagagacaccaccctcacgttcgacaagctggtggacctgtccatccggctggataacctgctggctacccgcggaTGTTCAGATCGGGGTCTGTTGGTTCCATCCCCCGCACCCCCTCTCCGATACTCATAGAGCTGGGAGGATcggtgcgcagggagaccggagggggttccagctcgtgcaccatctgtggctgTAGAGGTCAGACTGCCGGTCGGAACTaaaggagagaattagtctcttccttattgactctcctgcattttccgtggtgctaggcctaccctggttagcttgtcatgaccccactgtttcttggccgcagagggctctcacggggtggtcgcaggagtgctcggggaggtgtttaggggtttccttTGGTGCTACTACGgaggaaagtccagaccaggtctccactgtgcgcattccccctgaatatgccgatttggcatatttgactcaattaccaccccatcgacggggcgATTGTGCGagaaatctcctggtagacgctgcacttcccaggagtcacgtgtatcccctgtcgcaagcggagacggaggctatggaaacatgtctccgaatccctgtgtcaggggtacattcggtcctccacttcacccgcctccttgAGTttctttttgtgaagaagaagtatagggtctgcgcccgtgtattgactatcagGGTCTGAACCAGATCACGGTGAGGTATAGTTACTCGCTACCGCTCATATAtgagcgattgagtcaatgcacggggtgcgcttcttcaccaaactagatcgCAGGAGagcttacaacctggtgcatttccgggagggagacgagtggaagacggctttcagtaccacctcggggcattatgagtacctcgtcatgacgtacgggttgatgaatgcgccatcagtcttccaagcctttgtagacaagattttcagggacctgcatgggcagggtgtagtggtgtatattgatgacattcggatatactctgctacacgcgccgagcatgtgtccctggtgtgcagggtgcttggtcacctgttggagcatgacctgtacgtcaaggctgagaaatgcctgttcttccagcagTCCGTTTCCTTCCTTGGGTATCGCATTCCTACCTCAgcggtggagatggagagtgaccgcatttcagctgtgtgtaattggccgactcccaccacagtaaaggaggtgcagctagggtttgccaactactaccggaggtttatccggggttttggtcaggtggcggctcccattacctcactgctgaaggggggccggTACGTTTgcggtggtcggctgaggcggacagggcttttagtcacctgagggctctgtttacctcggctcccgtgctggcccatccggatccctctttggcgttcatagtggaggtggacgtgtcCAAGGCTGAGAaaggagctgtgctctctcaaCGCTCGGGTACGCCATCAAAGCTCCACCCCTGTGACTTCTTCTCAAAGAAGCTCATCCCGGCGGAgtgaaactatgacgtgggggaccgggagctgttggctgtcgtcaaggccaTGAAGGCATGgcgacattggcttgagggggctaaacacccttttctcatctggactgaccaccgcaatccgGAGTACATccaggcagcgaggagactgaaccctcaccaggcaaggtgggccatgtttttcacccattTTGTGTTCACCCTTTCctatagaccaggctcccagaacgtgaaggcagacgcattgtcccggctgtatgacacagaggagtggcccatggatcccactacCATACTCCCcgcctcctgcctggtggcgccggtagtgtgggagctggacgcagacattgagcaggcgttacATACAGAGCCCGCTCCCGTCCAGTGTCCCGCTGGGCATCTGTGCGACCTGTCTACTCTTCATGAccggttgatctattgggcccacacgtcaccctcctctagtcatcctgggatcggtcggacagtgcgctgATTGAGCGGGAGGTACTGGTTGCCTaccttggctaaggacgtgagggtttatgtttcctcctgctcggtgtgcgcccagtgtaatgctcctaggcacctgcccagagggaagctacaccccttacccgttccacaacggccttggTCGCACCTGTCAGTGGATTTTCATACCAATCTTCCCGAGGCCGAGgatcctgcggtggacgactggttcaggctcgcggaggagacatgggaagcTGCCCGTGTTCACCTTCAGCGGGCCGTACTGCGCCAAAAAGAGAGCGCAGACTGTCACCACAGTGAGGCCCTGGTGTTCGCACCTGGCTCTCGACCCGGAagctgcccctccgcctgccctgccggaagctgggtccgcagtttgtcgggccatttaaagtcctgaggagtgAATGAggtttgttataggttacagcttcccccagattaccgtattaacccctcgttccatgtgtctctcctcaggccgatggtggctggtccgctccaggagtctgaggtgcgggaggttcctccgccccctctggacatcgaggggaccccggcgtactctgttcgctccatactggattcgaggcATGGGCGAGGGTCCTTCAGTATCTCGTGGAGTGGGaagggtacggtccggaggaaaGGTGCTCGGTGCCGGTCAaggacgtgttggacccttcaatgctgcaggagttCCACCATCTTCGTccagatcgccctgcgcctcgccctccgggtagtccccgaggccggtgtcagCGCACTGTTGGAGCCGCGCGTCAagtggggggtactgtcacgacttccgccgaagttggtccctctccttgtttgggccggtcttctagccatcgccgatccacctttcattttccatttgttttgtcttgtcttcccaaacacctggtttcaattccatcattacatgttgtgtatttaaccctctgttccccctatGTCCTTGTCtggaattgtttattgtagtgcttgtgcacgttatgcTGGTGTGTAACATGTTTTGTTTACCCATTGAGTTAGTGTTCTGTTTACGGTGGTTTTGTTTATTAAACTGCGCCGTTGTAAAtcagtttttgctctcctgcgcctgacttctctgccccCAGTACGCACCCCTACAGTTTCACAGTGTTATTCCAAccacatagtgtggaaatataaataaaacacaggaaatgcactgggcctttaaggcaAGACAACATTCATTTTCAGCTGTGAGACAGTGTGTTTGGAGTCATTTAGTCAATAAAACAATATTCACTGTCTGAAAGAACAGGGACAGGTGATTTGACTCCTAGGGTTCCCCTGACATTTGACTCATTTGTGCCCTGTCCCTGGAACTGGTCATGTTGCTATGTGCTAATGTCATACTCCGTTATAGCCATGTCTCTCTGTGAGGCTAATTGACACACTGCTGAATGACTCACACCTTCCCTCAATTAGGCTCAATTAACTCTCTACTCCCTCAGAGGTTAATACCGAGCAATGGCAGGGAGAGTGAGGTGGATATTGTAACATTTACCGACAGGTCTAAAACACAGGAAGGATTGGGAGCCAATAATTAAAGGATTGGGAGCAAATAACTAGTATATAATTAAGGAAACTCAACCATTTGTGTGATGTTAACTTTTACTACTCAGCTGAGTGTGCGTAGGAGATCAGGATCAAATCACATCAAATACTTGTGTAAAATTAAACTGAAATGGATGAATCATGGGAGATTCCATTGAAGTGCAGTGCCTGAGGCAAATCTTCTTCCTCAGCCATTCCCATGAAGGCCAATGGCAAATCGGAGACTAGATGCAGCCTAACACTAGTGTGTTGGGTTGCTGCACTGTGGGAGAGGTGCATCACTGTCCTTTGAGTCCTTCACTGAAATGGGTTAGGTCATCACTTTGTGTCTTATTGTTGTGCATCCATCTCTCCCCCAGCTGTTGTTTGCTCGCTGTTTGACAGGTCTGACCAAGGGAGGGCTTAATTAATCCTTACTAGAGAGCACAATACccacacaacacaaacagatccttTCAaggacacaaatacacacactctctcgaactcaatgtaacacacacacacacacgtagggcCGGCTCCAGGAATAAGCGACATAAGCGGTCGCTTAGGGCCCCCGGGCCGCTGGGAACTCAGTCGTGGTCTCcgcttactgttgagagttaaaaTAGCAGAATATACAAGGTGCAAGTTCAACATTTTGCTGTGCATCAGCAGCTTTTTTCTTGttttgtcagtcactgacagtcactcatttagccatgtcagctagcaatttttagattggtaagttaaTCTAGCTAGTTATCTAAAGTTTAATCATGGCCGAACGTGTCCATGGGCCCGGGCCAAAAGGGGGCCCGCATTGATTTTGTTAGACACTCTCACTcatatcattaacatggcataatgcatggcaaaatgtgtagaattgcaggaaattagctttaaagctgcaaaaatgtccctctgcccgatggcaaaatgagtagaacgCAAAAAACAACAGGTTTAATTGGTGTTCTGTATTCTGATATTTACGAAGGAGCAAGttaagagtttatttccaaaacatTATATCCACCAATGTTTCATCAGAAATTATTGCTTATcggtaccttcatgtgtgtgtaagatattactgttctcagatttttttattcatAGATTTTAGATGTTTATGAAAATGTGATTTTTTGCAAAACTCTATACTTagaacagccttaattcatcGGGTCATGCACAAGGTgttaaaagcattccacagggatgctggcccatgttgacgccaatgcttcctacagttgcatcaagttgtctggatgtcctttgagtggtggccATTGTTGATAgatacaggaaactgttgagcgtggaaaaacccagcagcattgcagttcatgACAAACCggtacacctggcacctactaccataccccattcaaaggcacttaagccattcaccctctgaatggcacacatacacaatccatgtctcaactgtctcaaggtctttaacctgtctcctccccttcatctgcactgattgaaatggatttaacaagtaaaaTTAAtaggggatcatagctttcacctggattcacctggtcattctatgtcatggaaagagcaggtgttcacaatgttttgtacactcagtgcatatTCATTGTTTAGCTGAAATGGAATGTTCGTATCATATATATTTAACTGTGATATGGGGTTGTCTCACCTAGCAATCTTAGgatgaatgcacttactgtatgtcgctctggaaaagagcatctgctaaatgactcaaatttaaaatgtaaatgttttacatacagatctcctATTACTGTAATGCATTGAGGTACCTAGCAGAACTATTTATCTGGAAGTGAAGCAGATAAACATATAGCATTTagcaaaaaaaaacatgattatttgtctctgaTATTAAACCATCAAAAtttcaaacaaatacatgtctgccattgaacaaccccatgccatgatgAGATAATGAAAAAACACAccaatatttttcataatttctttaaacaataaaagctaatttaccaacatttatGAAAATGGATATATAACGTTTTTGAATGAAACTCTTCGTGTGCTATCATCGAACAGAGGAGCAATGAGTTCTGTGACGTGAACACTTGTGTCAATGTAACACTCAATAGTCATGCAGTGTCAAGCATATGCAAATGTTTTAATCATCGTACAGTGTGATTGCCCTGAAAATAACAGCAACAGCAAAAACAGGAATCTAGTGATGAAGAGGCCGTTTGAGAGAGATGGTGGCCCTCTAGAGGACTCTTCAGACCCTGAGGCAGTCTCAGCGCTGCACATACAAAACAAGGTTCACCCTTGATGGGGAATATGAGCATAGGCTATCAGTCGGCTgcactctctctcattccaccTCTCTCCTTTTTGGCATTTCTTTCTCTGCATCTCCCCCTCTATCACTCTCATGTGAGGTTTTAGCTTTATGTGTGGAATCTCTCTGGAGTTTCCTGTGGGAACAGTGGAAGCCATTAATAGAGTTGAACAGGAAAGGTTCCTATTGATGACTAGCGGTGATTAGAATCAGTTGGAACAATTAATTAAATGCAGGGGGCTGATCAATGCTGAGGGTCTTCCCAGACAGTACACCCCTTTCTGTTTGTGCATTAATGTGTTTGCTTGAGTGTATGCTATTTTGtttgtctgtcagtctgtgtgtgtggctgtgggaTGATTGTGGGGATGATTGCCGTCTCAAATGCTTTTGTGTGACGTGTGCTGTTTTACTAGTGTGGTGGTGATTGCGAAAGCATCTGATTGTTGATTGTAATTTTCCATGAGGGAAACACAAGAACACAAAATATTCCCCCACAATGAATGTCATTCAAATAAAAAACTGAGGaaagatagacacacacacaacatacacacaaggGTGTCCATCATGTTTCTGGGTTGGCTGTAGTTGGTCCCTCAGTCCAGATGAAAGTGCTGGCAAATCGATACAATGGCTTATTAACGGTATAAATCTCCCCCACCTGTCTGTGAGGCTCGTCTCTAAAATGAACTGAAGAGTCCTTTCCAATATGGTTGATATAACATACAATCACTGCTCAGGGGACCTATAACAAAGACAAACATACAGTAAAGACCCGTTCTAAATGTAATGATCAATATGTTGAGCTGAAGTGTAACTGCAAAAGCTCTTGTTTTTCTATTGGTTCCATCATAGAGCGAAGTGACTATAGGATTTTATAAGCATTCATAACCATGTTATATGCAACCATAACTACTAATTAACACAAACTGAACTGACCCAGAATAGAGACGTTATATGTTCGAGGGTATGGGTCTGGGTCTCCCCCTTGAGTGTTCTACACTATTTTCCATTCAAGGACCACCGGGCAGGTACAGCTAATCCACAGTCTCTCTGGAATATTGTTTCAGATTCATCCAGGAGAAACTCGATCCACTGACCCACACATTCAGCTTTCATGCTTACACAGGGAAACCGGGCCCCAGCAGTCACAATAACTCTCTGTAGTCAATCTAATGAAAAATACTAATTTATCAGTAAATGTACACAACACTGATAAATTGATGTAGTGAGATTAGAGGAGACAAATTATATGATAATAAATGTTGACATTTCAACTCTGTGTCACTTCCACAGGATCACAGAGTAAAAAGGTTGTTAACACAGTTAGGCCTACATAATACATTTATTTGGTAGCCTACTTCATGGTTTTGACTGACTGGACATGAGCATCATCTAGTCATCCAAAGATAATTTCCTTTAATCAAGTGCACTGGGAAAAAAATGGAGACCAATTTTATAACCTCCATTTTGATTTTATATTCAGTGGCATCCTgtttttgattaatttattttatttagtttcCGATCTAAACGTATCTAAAAACCATTATCAAAATTGACTTACACAAGTTGTTATTGTCTGACAGGCAAGAGAGAGGACACCTGCGCTCTAAGACTCAGATGATGATCAAGGAGACCAGTGGGACGTTGATTGGTCACTTCTACGTGGGAGATGATGCTTCTCCCATCAAAGTTATAGCCTATATAATTCTCTCTGTTGAGAAAGTAATTAGTGTTCAGTTCTAGGACCTGATTTTGCGATATAACAAGACTTACTCCTGCAGCACCaaaccacacacagagaagctATACTCTCACCAAAGCGCATGAGAATCTGATAGCTCGAGATGAGCGCAACGTATCTGCGACAACTTTGCCTCCTTCATTTGGTCTGGTGCCTTGGATGTTGGAAGGTGACAGGTGAGAGAATATTATTTATATAATTTAAGTTAACTTCAATATTTCAATATAACTTATTTTAAATTAATCATTTAATTGTAAGTCTTCtaaaaatgtttttcaacatttAATTGATTTCTCTTTTGGTTTAGCTATTCATTGATATTGTTGATAATAGTTGACAATTACATGCATTTTGTTAATGTTGATGTTGATTATAGATTAATATCATTATAAATATATGCTTTTTAAACTGACAATTTTCTATCTATTTTTAGAAGCTAATCCCAGCAAAGAGTGTGAACATGGAATTGTTTTGACAAAGGTATGGGAAAAAGgctacatttacacaggcagccgaTTCAGATTATTTCCCGCTAATTGGTCTATtaaaccaatcagatcagctgagaaaaagatctgatgtgattggtcaaaagaccaattagtgaaaaaaaagatcagaattggccATTGTGAAATTAGTTTTTAAAACAAATAGATTATTGTGAAATTAGTTTTCAAACAAATAATTATTAATGTATTACCATTACATTCCCTTATTTGATACCAGAGTCAACATTTTCAAGGTGTACTAGACACAAAACGATCAATATGTGCCTTGAATGCGAATCACtctggctgcgtttagacaggcagcccaattctgatgttttttttcactaattggtattttcaTCAATcaactctgaaaaagatctgatgtgaaaagatctgtgattcctcaaaagaccaattagtggataAAATATCAGAAATTGGCCTCCCTGTCTATGAGCGGACTTAAAGACGCTGCATTGGCCGTGAATCATTTACATTGATACGACCTCTGCAGATGGTCATTATTTTTGCGCTTCACGAAGCAGCACAGAGCTGTTGAGTTGAGCTGTGAAgtaagttgtcaaggaagtgagtttgtgtttatacaccacctaccgtcaaccaatcatgtcaatgcggagctatacagAGCTATACGGAGCACTCTGCATTGTTACAAAAATTGGGAGGCACATGGCATTGCAGTATGGaactcaatttggcctctgcatgcctaCGGAGCCTCTGACTACAATGcccggatcaagcataaattggatTTCGGTCTGTATCTTCGGTTGtctttacacaggcagcccaattctgatcttttgccactaattggtcttttgaccaatcagatcagatcttttgACAATATTTTggccaataattgggcaaaatatcagaattgggctacctgtgtaaacacagcctctcactgtttaaacatCATGGGTTGCTTTAGTTGCACACCTCTAGAAAAATCTATTCTGCGTTTGAGTAGGTGGTCTGCATGTAATTCCATTCACATTAAAAGGTTTTCTTGTGGTGGCTGGGGCAGGGTAGATGTGTTGAGGGGGTAGAGAACACAGAAGTGAGTCACACTGTAACTTGAATTAGACTGGTGGGGGATGAGACATGAGGGGCATAAGAACATTTATGACTTTAACCTGCTCTCATTAGCTGGATACACAGGTTACAGAGACATGATTATTACTTTGCaacctgtatagtatagtatagtatagtatagtatagtacataaTGGATTCATGTCCAACAGATTTAAGGTTTTCTTGGGTTTAGTGATGTCTTATAGACTTATGTTTGATTGCCATTGGTTTGCCTGCTGCAGGGTCCTGGGATCCAGACTGATGTGGGAGATATGTGGAGAGATCAGAATGAGGTAAGGCTAAGTAACTGCATGACTCAATCTTATCACAAATAATATCAGTTCTGTCAAGATGCttactctctccctttccctcttcccTCACAGCAGCAAGTTCAGAATGTATTCAAAAGAGTAAGTTCCTCAACAATATAAACATTTTATTCCTACCCTATACATGTATACCGTATCCTTCAAAAAGTCAATACACTCTTTGGAACAGTGTGTTTACTTCGTATATTTTCTTTTTGTCAGTTCCTGTTCCACTATTCAAAGGCAAACTCAGTAGGCTCTATACAGCATGCGGTAAGTAAAGGAAGACTCCTCACTGTACAAATTGGCAACTTGCAGTGCTTTCGGAACATGTTcatagcccttgactttttccacattttgttacgttaaagccttctTCTAACATGGATTCAGTAAAAAAaatcctcttcaatctacacataataccccataatgacaaagggaaaacaggtttttagaaatgtttgcaaatgtattaaaaataaaaaaagataccttatttgcgtaagtattcagaccctttgcttttaTACTCGAAATTGACCTCTGgtgcatcctgattccattgatcatctttgagatgtttctacaacttgatgggaGCCCaactgtggtcaattcaattgatttggaaaggcacacacctgtctctataaggttccacagttgtcacgtcctgaccatagagagcctttattttctatggtggattAGGTCAGGGCTTGactggggggtgttctagtttattatttctatgtggggttctagttttaATTTtatatgttggtgatttgtatgattcccaattagaggcagctggtaatccttgtctctaattggggatcatatttaagtagtgttgttcccacctgtgtttagTGGGATATTGAATTTTGTATTTTGAGTAAGTGTATGTAGCACCTCTGTAGTCACGGTTTGTTgttcgtttcttgttttgtttaaaGTTTCACAtttaataaattatgtggaactcaacatccgctgtgccttggtcCTTTTCTACAAATGATCGTGAcattgacagtgaatgtcagagcaaaaaccaagccatgaggtcgaaggaattgcccgtagagctccgagacaggattgtttcgaggcagagatctggggaagtgtaccaaagcATTTTTCTGGCATTGAAGGACCCCTCTGAAAGCTCGGCAATGACAaaaatgacatttactcctgaggtgctgacctgttgccccctctacaaccactgtgattattttttgaccctgctggtcatctatgaacgtttgaacatcttgaagaacaatctggccttaaatggccatgtactattataatctccacccggcacagccagaagaggactggccacccctcagagtctggttcctctctaggtttcttcctagggaggttttcctagccactgtgcttctacatctgcattgcttgctgtttggggttttaggctgggtttctgtatagcactttgtgacatctgctgatgtaaaaagggctttataaatacatttgattgatttaagaacacagtggcctccatcattctcaaatggaagaactttggaaccactaagacttttcctagagctggccgcataGCCaaacttggtcagggaggtgaccaagaacccgatggtcactctgacggagctccagagttgctctgaggagatgggagaaccttccagaagaacaactatctctgcagcactccaccaatcagaccttcaTGCTAgttgccagacagaagccactcctcagtaaaaggcacatgacagcccacttggagttaaaggactctgaccatgagaaacaagattctctggtctgatgaaaccaagattgaattatttggcctgaatgccaagcgtcttgTCTGGGgttaacctggcaccatccctccatgaagcatggaggtggcagcatcaggctgtggggatgtttttcagtggcagagactgggagactagtcaggatctagggaaagaggaacagagcaaagtacatagagatccttgatgaaaacctgctccagagcgctcaggacctcagactggattcgaaggttcaccttccaacaggacaacaaccctaagcacatgtgaccaatgtgaaatggctagctagttagcggtggtgcgcgctaatagcgtttcgatcggtgacgtcactcgctctgagaccttgaaatagtggttccccttgctctgcaagggccgtggcttttgtggcgcgatgggtaacgatgcttcatgaGTTACtgtggttgatgtgtgcagagggtacctggttcaagtccaggttggggcgaggagagggacggaagctatactgttacacacacagccaaaataacataggagtggctttgggatttctcggaatatccttgagtggcccagccagagcccggacttgatccc contains:
- the LOC109868572 gene encoding neuromedin-U-like isoform X1: MSMRSYTELYGALCIVTKIGRHMALQYGTQFGLCMPTEPLTTMPGSSINWISGPGIQTDVGDMWRDQNEQQVQNVFKRFLFHYSKANSVGSIQHASHSVHPLMRLSPKLSQRRKKQLLLLKLRDLPEGVM
- the LOC109868572 gene encoding neuromedin-U-like isoform X2 codes for the protein MSATYLRQLCLLHLVWCLGCWKVTEANPSKECEHGIVLTKGPGIQTDVGDMWRDQNEQQVQNVFKRFLFHYSKANSVGSIQHASHSVHPLMRLSPKLSQRRKKQLLLLKLRDLPEGVM